The following proteins come from a genomic window of Micromonospora zamorensis:
- a CDS encoding PQQ-binding-like beta-propeller repeat protein: MSDSVIDLGELRHGTDPEPLPRPPRADGRQLRCALVLLLALVTLAASAVAPPRRAPVTLPTQPGADVLVDGDLVLVMEPTSPGRQGRLAAYRLPGGEPVWQAPLSAEARYWGMTPLAGMMLVTGYEIGPEGRETRTVALDRATGAYRWQQPGSVFELTDGNLLLRTGGETQPSGLRVVDPCCGTVRWQLPPTTAEINVRDTGHGVDRVVLNQVDGPVEVRDAVTGAVLARADLRPPDGGPIRVDLTKDLLLAIDRGSGTVAAYGLDKLDQRWSRAGVNVDFALDCGPVLCVRTGNNELQAIDTATGALRWRNTRWGWAWPYDGRLMVNVLSSEDGPEHFVVLDPLTGRELADLGRWDLYQLSLGGRLIGTRRHPDGGVVVGEVDVRAGKVQVLDVLPQAIGECQAMTDHLVCGAAPAGAYRIWELPD; this comes from the coding sequence GTCACGCTCGCTGCCTCCGCCGTGGCCCCACCCCGGCGGGCCCCGGTGACGCTGCCGACCCAGCCCGGGGCCGACGTCCTGGTCGACGGTGACCTCGTTCTGGTCATGGAGCCGACCAGCCCTGGGCGGCAGGGGCGGCTGGCCGCGTATCGGCTGCCCGGCGGCGAGCCGGTCTGGCAGGCGCCGCTGTCGGCGGAGGCGCGGTACTGGGGAATGACTCCGCTGGCCGGGATGATGCTGGTCACCGGGTACGAGATCGGCCCCGAGGGCCGGGAGACACGCACCGTCGCTCTGGACCGGGCGACCGGGGCGTACCGGTGGCAGCAGCCGGGCAGCGTCTTCGAGCTGACCGACGGCAACCTGCTGCTGCGTACCGGTGGCGAGACCCAGCCGTCCGGTCTGCGCGTGGTCGATCCGTGTTGCGGCACGGTGCGTTGGCAGCTGCCCCCCACCACCGCCGAGATCAACGTTCGGGACACCGGGCACGGAGTGGACCGCGTGGTGCTCAACCAGGTGGACGGGCCGGTCGAGGTACGCGACGCGGTCACCGGCGCCGTGCTGGCCCGCGCCGACCTGCGCCCGCCCGACGGTGGTCCGATCAGAGTGGACCTGACGAAGGACCTGCTGCTGGCCATCGACAGAGGTTCCGGCACGGTGGCCGCGTACGGGCTGGACAAGCTCGACCAACGCTGGAGCCGCGCGGGTGTCAACGTGGACTTCGCCCTGGACTGTGGCCCCGTCCTGTGCGTGCGCACCGGCAACAACGAACTCCAAGCGATCGACACCGCAACCGGCGCGTTGCGCTGGCGCAACACCCGGTGGGGTTGGGCCTGGCCGTACGACGGTCGGCTGATGGTCAACGTGTTGAGCAGCGAAGACGGGCCGGAGCACTTCGTCGTGCTCGATCCGCTGACCGGGCGGGAACTGGCCGACCTGGGCCGGTGGGACCTCTACCAACTCAGTCTCGGTGGTCGGCTGATCGGCACACGACGGCATCCCGACGGAGGGGTGGTCGTCGGCGAGGTGGACGTCCGCGCCGGGAAGGTGCAGGTCCTGGACGTGCTGCCCCAGGCCATCGGCGAATGTCAGGCGATGACCGATCACCTGGTGTGCGGTGCCGCCCCGGCCGGCGCCTACCGGATCTGGGAGTTGCCGGACTGA
- a CDS encoding peptidase C39 family protein → MTIAAPTTGRDIAYRGFHLPADTTAGNGDGLLATGRGLALDGVNQQGAWTSPPVRVGFPVSEVVPSWTAETPAGCWIEVELRGWHDDAPSTGWYRLARWAADDLAVERTSVPGQRDGDARVDTDTLIVTGATVTGWQARVTLCRPAESTTGPVLRSVGAVATGPTSTAQEYAQPASSAAWGRVLDVPRYSQRLHAGQYPQWGGGGDSWCSPTCISMVLAHWGAEPTPAHYAWVEPPGPRPVVVHAARHCYDHAYAGAGNWSFNTAYAGRYGVDAFVTRLRSLVEAEAFIAAGIPLIVSAAFRADEVPGLGYDTAGHLMVLVGFTVDGDPVLNDPYAPDDDAVRRTVPRQRFEAVWQRGSGGVAYVLRPPSVPLPPPPAQANW, encoded by the coding sequence ATGACCATCGCGGCACCAACCACCGGGCGGGACATCGCCTACCGGGGTTTCCACCTGCCGGCCGACACGACGGCCGGCAACGGCGACGGCCTGCTCGCCACCGGTCGAGGGCTGGCCCTCGACGGCGTGAACCAGCAGGGCGCCTGGACGTCGCCGCCGGTGCGGGTCGGCTTCCCCGTCAGCGAGGTGGTGCCGTCCTGGACCGCCGAAACCCCGGCCGGCTGCTGGATCGAGGTCGAGCTGCGCGGCTGGCACGACGACGCGCCGAGCACCGGCTGGTACCGGTTGGCCCGCTGGGCGGCCGACGACCTGGCAGTTGAACGCACGTCGGTGCCCGGGCAGCGCGACGGCGACGCCCGGGTCGACACCGACACCCTGATCGTGACCGGCGCGACGGTCACCGGTTGGCAGGCGCGGGTCACCCTGTGCCGGCCGGCGGAAAGCACGACCGGCCCGGTGCTGCGCAGCGTCGGCGCGGTCGCCACCGGTCCCACGAGCACCGCCCAGGAGTACGCGCAGCCCGCCTCGTCCGCCGCCTGGGGCCGGGTGCTGGACGTGCCCCGCTACTCGCAGCGGCTGCACGCCGGCCAGTACCCGCAGTGGGGAGGAGGCGGCGACTCCTGGTGCAGCCCCACCTGCATCTCGATGGTGCTCGCCCACTGGGGTGCCGAGCCGACCCCGGCGCACTACGCCTGGGTGGAGCCGCCCGGCCCGCGTCCGGTGGTGGTACACGCCGCCCGACACTGCTACGACCACGCGTACGCCGGGGCGGGCAACTGGTCGTTCAACACCGCGTACGCCGGCCGGTACGGGGTGGACGCGTTCGTCACCCGGCTGCGGTCGCTGGTCGAGGCGGAGGCGTTCATCGCGGCCGGCATCCCCCTGATCGTCTCCGCCGCGTTCCGGGCCGACGAGGTGCCGGGGCTCGGGTACGACACGGCAGGGCACCTGATGGTGCTGGTCGGCTTCACCGTCGACGGCGACCCGGTGCTCAACGACCCGTACGCCCCGGACGACGACGCGGTCCGTCGCACCGTGCCCCGGCAGCGGTTCGAGGCGGTCTGGCAGCGCGGCAGCGGCGGTGTGGCGTACGTGCTGCGGCCCCCGTCGGTGCCGCTGCCCCCGCCGCCCGCTCAGGCGAACTGGTAG
- a CDS encoding response regulator transcription factor, whose translation MRVLVVEDERNLADAIARGLRKRGMAVDVAYDGDAGHEAAFVTRYDVVVLDRDLPGVHGDQICADLAASGALTRVLMLTASGTVADRVEGLQLGADDYLPKPFAFDELVARVQALGRRATPAAPPVLELADLVLDPARRVATRAGVPVDLTNKEFGVLSELLKARGAVVSSEELLERVWDANTDPFTTIVRVTVMTLRKKLGDPPLIETVVGAGYRTAEVGA comes from the coding sequence ATGCGGGTACTGGTGGTGGAGGACGAGCGCAACCTCGCCGACGCGATCGCGCGAGGGTTGCGCAAGCGGGGGATGGCCGTCGACGTGGCGTACGACGGCGACGCCGGCCACGAGGCGGCGTTCGTCACCCGGTACGACGTGGTGGTGCTCGACCGGGACCTGCCGGGTGTGCACGGTGACCAGATCTGCGCCGACCTGGCCGCCTCCGGCGCGCTGACCCGGGTGCTGATGCTCACCGCGAGCGGCACGGTGGCCGACCGGGTGGAGGGGCTGCAGCTCGGAGCGGACGACTACCTGCCCAAACCGTTCGCGTTCGACGAGTTGGTCGCCCGGGTGCAGGCGCTGGGCCGGCGGGCGACCCCGGCCGCGCCGCCGGTGCTCGAACTGGCCGACCTGGTGCTCGACCCGGCCCGTCGGGTGGCCACCCGCGCCGGCGTGCCGGTCGACCTCACCAACAAGGAGTTCGGGGTGCTCAGCGAGCTGCTCAAGGCGCGCGGCGCGGTGGTGTCCAGCGAGGAGCTGCTGGAACGGGTCTGGGACGCCAACACCGACCCGTTCACCACCATCGTCCGGGTCACCGTGATGACGCTGCGCAAGAAGCTCGGCGACCCGCCGCTGATCGAGACGGTGGTCGGAGCGGGTTACCGCACCGCCGAGGTTGGCGCATGA
- a CDS encoding sensor histidine kinase — protein sequence MSRRLRPTLRLRLTLLNGVLLIGAGAILVLLAWLLVRDALRPTDELLPGTVVLLADGESMDAAQWQRQLVDAASGELLAKGLVALLAISVVGVAGAYAVAGRALRPLHQVTATAQRLGEATLDQRIGYSGADDEVAELAKTFDAMLDRIASAFEAQKRFVANASHELRTPLAVMRTEIDVTLSDDDADAAEYRRMATVVRDASERANGLVDALLVLARSEAQAGRQLGRRTECDLAAGTANALSAMRREVERIGLRVQTSLESAPVVGDPGLLDRLAGNLIENAVRYNHLHGRLWVRTGTDGDRSWLVVGNTGFEVDQADVPGLFEPFRRGGRERTGARGSGLGLSIVRAVCTAHGGTVRVIAQSGGGLEVTVTLPSADAPAVNGSVPGQG from the coding sequence ATGAGCCGCCGGTTGCGGCCCACCCTGCGGTTGCGGCTGACCCTGCTCAACGGTGTGCTGCTGATCGGGGCCGGTGCGATCCTGGTGCTGCTGGCCTGGCTGCTGGTCCGTGACGCGCTGCGACCCACCGACGAGTTGCTGCCCGGCACGGTCGTGTTGCTGGCGGACGGCGAGTCGATGGACGCCGCCCAGTGGCAGCGGCAACTCGTCGACGCCGCCTCCGGGGAGTTGCTGGCCAAGGGCCTCGTCGCGCTGTTGGCGATCAGCGTCGTCGGGGTGGCCGGCGCGTACGCGGTGGCCGGGCGGGCGCTACGCCCACTGCACCAGGTCACCGCGACCGCCCAGCGGCTCGGCGAGGCGACCCTGGACCAGCGGATCGGCTACTCGGGCGCCGACGACGAGGTGGCCGAGCTGGCCAAGACGTTCGACGCCATGCTGGACCGGATCGCGTCCGCCTTCGAGGCGCAGAAGCGCTTCGTGGCCAACGCCTCGCACGAGCTGCGTACCCCGCTCGCCGTGATGCGCACCGAGATCGACGTGACGCTCAGCGACGACGACGCGGACGCCGCCGAATACCGCCGGATGGCGACAGTGGTCCGGGACGCCTCGGAGCGGGCCAACGGCCTGGTGGACGCGCTGCTGGTGCTGGCCCGCAGCGAGGCCCAGGCCGGGCGGCAGTTGGGCCGGCGTACCGAGTGTGACCTCGCCGCCGGCACCGCCAACGCGCTGTCCGCGATGCGCCGGGAGGTGGAACGGATCGGGCTACGGGTCCAGACGTCACTGGAGTCCGCTCCGGTGGTCGGCGACCCGGGGCTGCTCGACCGGTTGGCCGGCAACCTCATCGAGAACGCGGTCCGCTACAACCACCTGCACGGCCGGCTCTGGGTGCGCACCGGCACCGACGGCGACCGGTCCTGGCTGGTGGTGGGCAACACCGGCTTCGAGGTGGACCAGGCCGACGTGCCGGGGCTGTTCGAGCCGTTCCGTCGCGGTGGCCGGGAACGGACCGGGGCCCGCGGCTCCGGCCTGGGGCTGTCCATCGTCCGGGCGGTCTGCACGGCGCACGGCGGCACCGTACGGGTGATCGCGCAGTCGGGTGGTGGTCTGGAGGTGACTGTCACCCTCCCGTCGGCGGACGCTCCGGCGGTCAACGGGTCGGTGCCCGGCCAGGGCTGA
- a CDS encoding VOC family protein: MYPRIRNISFDCHDTYALAGFWAAVLGYARHSEDAPGDPEAALLPPDDATPNLFFQEVPEEKVTKNRLHICLEPVDRTRDEEVERVLGLGATVVADRRRADGTGWAVLADPEGNEFCVVRSAGERLATTTVEDQL; the protein is encoded by the coding sequence GTGTATCCACGGATCCGCAACATCAGTTTTGACTGTCACGACACGTACGCCCTGGCGGGCTTCTGGGCCGCCGTGCTCGGGTACGCCCGGCACTCCGAGGACGCCCCCGGTGACCCGGAGGCGGCCCTGCTGCCGCCGGACGACGCCACCCCGAACCTGTTCTTCCAAGAGGTGCCGGAGGAGAAGGTGACCAAGAACCGGCTCCACATCTGCCTGGAACCCGTCGACCGGACCAGAGATGAGGAGGTCGAGCGGGTGCTCGGCCTCGGTGCCACAGTGGTCGCCGACCGTCGGCGTGCCGACGGCACGGGTTGGGCGGTGCTCGCCGACCCCGAGGGGAACGAGTTCTGCGTGGTCCGCAGCGCTGGGGAACGTCTCGCCACCACCACCGTGGAGGACCAGCTGTGA
- a CDS encoding VOC family protein, with translation MSSTIHNISIDCHDTYALAGFWAQVFDCPRQPDDFPGDPEAMLLPPGGPEVLFLAVPEGKTVKNRLHLDLQPADRTRAEEVERLLGIGATLVADHVGPTGGGWVVLADPEGNEFCVLGNAAERAAAAAARAAAAVAEPA, from the coding sequence GTGAGTTCGACGATCCACAACATCAGCATCGACTGTCACGACACGTACGCCCTGGCCGGCTTCTGGGCGCAGGTCTTCGACTGCCCCCGGCAGCCCGACGACTTCCCCGGTGACCCGGAGGCGATGCTCCTGCCGCCGGGCGGCCCGGAGGTGCTCTTCCTCGCCGTGCCCGAGGGCAAGACGGTGAAGAACCGGCTGCACCTGGACCTGCAACCCGCCGACCGGACCCGGGCCGAGGAGGTCGAGCGACTGCTCGGCATCGGCGCGACGCTCGTCGCCGACCACGTCGGCCCGACCGGCGGGGGTTGGGTGGTGCTGGCCGACCCGGAGGGCAACGAGTTCTGCGTGCTCGGCAACGCCGCTGAGCGGGCGGCCGCGGCGGCCGCGCGGGCCGCGGCAGCGGTTGCCGAACCGGCCTGA
- a CDS encoding dihydrofolate reductase family protein, with protein sequence MKLVLTEFVTLDGVSQGPGSPTEDPSDGFTRGGWLVPYLDEAFVRRTSDWLGLADGLLLGRRTYEAFARDWPQITDPDDPYTERMNSLPKYVVTNTLTEGVWQPTTVLHGDPIKSVGNLRGQPGRELQIHGSARLGRALLSAGLVDTLRLVVAPTVVGSGRRLLDHPSAATGLRLVHHDATANGLLLLEYEHVGAAPVAEYEGVTNFV encoded by the coding sequence GTGAAGCTCGTCCTTACCGAGTTCGTCACTCTCGACGGCGTCAGCCAGGGTCCCGGCTCGCCGACCGAGGATCCGAGCGACGGCTTCACCCGCGGCGGCTGGCTCGTGCCCTACCTGGATGAGGCCTTCGTCCGCCGCACCTCTGACTGGTTGGGTCTCGCCGACGGTCTGCTGCTCGGACGGCGGACCTACGAGGCGTTCGCTCGCGACTGGCCGCAGATCACCGACCCGGACGATCCGTACACCGAGCGGATGAACTCACTACCGAAGTACGTCGTGACCAACACCCTGACGGAGGGCGTCTGGCAGCCGACGACGGTGCTCCACGGCGACCCGATCAAAAGCGTCGGAAACCTCAGGGGCCAGCCAGGACGGGAGCTCCAGATTCACGGCAGCGCGCGGCTCGGCAGGGCCCTGTTGTCGGCCGGCCTCGTCGACACCCTCCGACTCGTCGTCGCCCCCACCGTGGTCGGTTCCGGACGACGGCTGCTCGACCACCCGAGCGCAGCCACCGGCCTTCGACTCGTCCACCACGACGCAACCGCGAACGGCCTGCTCCTGCTCGAGTACGAGCATGTCGGCGCCGCCCCGGTGGCGGAATACGAGGGCGTGACGAACTTCGTCTAG
- a CDS encoding SRPBCC domain-containing protein — MNPDLDLTMTRVIRAPRAAVWSAWTDPSRFAKWWIPAPSLCRVDRLDVRPGGALVTRLSDDGVEFVPHLDACFLVVDDHERIVFTNVIDSAWRPANPSPVPMTAEITMKDHPDGTDYRVVVRHGDPAARDLHEKIGFADGWGSVTEQLAGLAESQGAP; from the coding sequence GTGAATCCCGACCTGGACCTGACCATGACGCGGGTCATCCGCGCCCCCCGTGCCGCCGTGTGGAGCGCCTGGACCGACCCGTCCCGCTTCGCGAAGTGGTGGATCCCGGCGCCGTCCCTGTGCCGCGTCGATCGCCTGGACGTGCGGCCCGGTGGCGCGCTGGTGACCCGACTGAGCGATGACGGGGTGGAGTTCGTCCCACACCTCGACGCGTGCTTCCTCGTCGTCGACGATCATGAACGGATCGTGTTCACGAACGTGATCGACAGCGCCTGGCGGCCCGCGAACCCCAGCCCGGTCCCGATGACCGCCGAGATCACCATGAAGGACCACCCGGACGGCACCGACTACCGGGTCGTCGTCCGCCACGGTGATCCCGCCGCTCGTGACCTGCACGAGAAGATCGGCTTCGCGGACGGCTGGGGCTCGGTCACCGAACAACTCGCCGGGCTCGCCGAGAGCCAGGGTGCGCCGTGA
- a CDS encoding ArsR/SmtB family transcription factor, translated as MAQFSAQLDGVFVALADPTRRWVIRRLGHGPTSVGDLAREFPMTLPSFMKHVQTLESNGLIRTTKSGRVRTCVLNRERLALVDDWLAEQRRIWEERTDHLERLVTDQQEDQQ; from the coding sequence ATGGCACAGTTTTCGGCGCAGCTCGACGGCGTGTTCGTCGCCCTCGCCGACCCGACCCGGCGCTGGGTCATCCGACGCCTCGGCCACGGCCCGACGAGCGTCGGCGATCTCGCCCGCGAGTTCCCGATGACCCTTCCGTCGTTCATGAAGCACGTGCAGACGCTCGAATCGAACGGGCTGATCCGCACGACCAAGTCCGGCCGGGTGCGCACCTGCGTGCTCAACCGCGAGCGCCTCGCCCTCGTCGACGACTGGCTCGCGGAGCAGCGCCGGATCTGGGAAGAGCGCACGGATCACCTCGAACGCCTCGTCACCGATCAGCAGGAGGATCAGCAGTGA